A region of Paenibacillus thiaminolyticus DNA encodes the following proteins:
- the rpsC gene encoding 30S ribosomal protein S3, giving the protein MGQKVNPVGLRVGIIRDWESKWYAEKDFGTLLIEDVKIREYLKNKLKDAAVSRIEIERAANRVNVTIHTAKPGMVIGKGGSEVEALRREVTTIAGGKKVHINISEIKTPDLDAILVAESIAQQLERRVSFRRALKQALQRSMRAGAKGIKTAVSGRLGGAEIARSEGYSEGTVPLHTLRADIDYGTAEAHTTYGRLGVKVWIYRGEVLPTAKKKAAQEGGN; this is encoded by the coding sequence GTGGGTCAAAAGGTAAATCCAGTCGGACTTCGAGTTGGTATCATCCGTGATTGGGAATCCAAATGGTACGCGGAAAAAGACTTCGGTACCTTACTTATCGAAGACGTAAAGATTCGTGAGTATTTGAAAAACAAATTGAAGGATGCAGCCGTATCCCGCATCGAAATCGAACGCGCGGCTAACCGCGTGAACGTGACGATCCACACAGCCAAGCCGGGCATGGTCATCGGTAAAGGCGGTTCCGAAGTTGAAGCCCTTCGTCGCGAAGTAACAACTATCGCTGGCGGCAAAAAAGTGCACATCAACATTTCGGAAATCAAAACTCCAGACTTGGATGCAATCCTCGTCGCTGAGAGCATTGCACAACAACTGGAACGCCGCGTATCGTTCCGTCGCGCTCTGAAACAAGCGCTCCAACGCTCGATGCGTGCTGGTGCAAAAGGAATCAAAACTGCAGTTAGCGGTCGTCTGGGCGGTGCAGAAATCGCTCGTTCGGAAGGTTACAGCGAAGGGACTGTGCCACTTCACACGCTTCGCGCTGACATTGACTACGGCACAGCCGAAGCCCATACAACTTACGGCCGTCTGGGCGTAAAAGTATGGATCTATCGTGGAGAGGTACTTCCTACGGCTAAGAAAAAGGCTGCTCAGGAAGGAGGCAACTAA
- the rpmC gene encoding 50S ribosomal protein L29: protein MKASEFRNLTTAEIEQKIAGFKEELFNLRFQLATGQLDNPTRIRDVRKAIARAHTVLRERELGITS, encoded by the coding sequence ATGAAAGCTAGTGAATTCCGCAACTTGACCACTGCTGAAATTGAACAAAAGATTGCCGGATTCAAGGAAGAACTTTTCAACCTCCGTTTCCAATTGGCTACCGGACAGCTTGACAACCCGACTCGTATCCGTGATGTACGCAAAGCGATTGCTCGCGCACATACGGTTCTTCGTGAAAGAGAACTTGGGATTACTAGTTAA
- the rplN gene encoding 50S ribosomal protein L14 translates to MIQPFTRLAVADNSGAKELMCIRVLGGTGRKAAHIGDLIVCSVKQATPGGVVKKGDVVRAVIVRTKRSVRRKDGSYISFDENAAVIVKEDKGPRGTRIFGPVARELREKDFMKIVSLAPEVI, encoded by the coding sequence ATGATTCAACCATTCACACGTTTGGCGGTCGCAGATAACTCTGGTGCGAAAGAATTGATGTGTATTCGCGTGTTGGGCGGAACCGGACGCAAAGCGGCTCACATTGGTGATTTGATCGTATGTTCTGTAAAACAAGCAACACCAGGCGGCGTTGTCAAAAAGGGCGACGTTGTAAGAGCTGTAATCGTTCGTACGAAGCGCTCCGTTCGTCGGAAAGATGGTTCTTACATCTCGTTTGACGAAAACGCGGCAGTTATCGTAAAAGAAGACAAGGGCCCACGCGGAACTCGTATTTTCGGACCGGTTGCTCGTGAACTTCGCGAGAAAGACTTCATGAAAATCGTTTCCCTGGCT
- the rplV gene encoding 50S ribosomal protein L22, with translation MQAKAHANNVRISPRKVKLVIDLIRGKQVGEAIAILRHTPKSASPVVEKLLNSAIANAEHNYQMDVNKLVIEQVYVNQGPTLKRFRPRAMGRASRINKRTSHISIVVSEK, from the coding sequence ATGCAAGCGAAGGCACATGCGAATAATGTTCGCATTTCTCCGCGCAAGGTCAAGCTGGTGATTGACTTGATCCGCGGTAAGCAAGTGGGCGAAGCGATTGCGATTCTGCGCCACACGCCTAAATCGGCATCTCCGGTAGTGGAGAAGCTGCTCAACTCGGCGATTGCCAATGCAGAACATAACTATCAAATGGACGTGAACAAGCTCGTAATCGAGCAAGTGTACGTGAACCAAGGTCCTACTTTGAAACGATTCCGTCCGCGCGCTATGGGACGTGCAAGCCGTATCAATAAGAGAACCAGCCACATTTCTATCGTGGTATCTGAAAAATAA
- the rpsQ gene encoding 30S ribosomal protein S17 → MSEQRNARKVQVGKVVSDKMDKTVVVAVETYKKHDLYHKRIRYTKKFKAHDENNEAKIGDTVKIMETRPLSKDKRWRLVEIVEKAVIV, encoded by the coding sequence ATGAGTGAACAACGTAACGCTCGTAAAGTGCAAGTCGGCAAAGTCGTCAGCGATAAAATGGACAAAACCGTCGTCGTCGCGGTCGAAACATACAAGAAGCATGACCTGTATCACAAGCGCATCCGTTATACGAAGAAGTTCAAAGCGCATGATGAGAACAACGAAGCAAAAATCGGCGATACTGTGAAAATCATGGAGACTCGCCCGTTGTCGAAAGACAAGCGCTGGAGACTCGTTGAAATCGTAGAAAAAGCAGTCATCGTTTAA
- the rpsS gene encoding 30S ribosomal protein S19, with product MGRSLKKGPFVDGHLMKKVEQMNESNKKAVVKTWSRRSTIFPQFIGHTFGVYDGRKHVPVYVTEDMVGHKLGEFAPTRTYKGHTNDDKKTRR from the coding sequence ATGGGTCGCAGTTTGAAAAAAGGACCATTCGTCGATGGTCATTTGATGAAGAAAGTCGAGCAAATGAACGAGTCCAACAAGAAGGCTGTCGTTAAGACTTGGTCGCGCCGCTCCACGATTTTCCCTCAATTCATCGGTCATACGTTCGGTGTCTATGATGGACGCAAGCACGTGCCAGTGTACGTAACGGAAGATATGGTCGGACACAAGCTCGGCGAATTCGCGCCGACACGCACGTACAAAGGCCACACGAACGACGACAAAAAAACAAGACGCTAA
- the rplP gene encoding 50S ribosomal protein L16 produces MLVPKRVKHRKQFKGRLKGQAKGGTTLNFGDFGLQALEPTWITNRQIEAARIAMTRYIKRGGKVWIKIFPDKPITAKPLEVRMGSGKGNVEKWVAVVKPGKIMFELSGVSEEVAREAMRLAAHKLPVKTKFVKREEMGGEA; encoded by the coding sequence ATGTTGGTACCTAAACGTGTAAAACACCGCAAGCAATTCAAAGGACGCTTGAAAGGTCAAGCGAAAGGCGGCACAACGCTTAACTTTGGCGATTTCGGTCTCCAAGCATTGGAACCGACGTGGATCACGAACCGTCAAATCGAGGCTGCCCGTATCGCGATGACTCGTTACATCAAGCGTGGCGGTAAAGTATGGATTAAAATTTTCCCTGACAAGCCAATCACGGCGAAGCCGCTTGAGGTTCGGATGGGTAGCGGTAAAGGTAACGTTGAGAAATGGGTAGCTGTGGTTAAACCAGGCAAGATCATGTTCGAACTTTCTGGTGTCTCCGAGGAAGTAGCTCGCGAAGCAATGCGTCTTGCCGCTCACAAGCTGCCAGTCAAGACGAAGTTCGTGAAACGTGAAGAAATGGGTGGTGAAGCATAA